A single region of the Silene latifolia isolate original U9 population chromosome 8, ASM4854445v1, whole genome shotgun sequence genome encodes:
- the LOC141597428 gene encoding glucan endo-1,3-beta-glucosidase 14-like isoform X2, whose translation MMDYKVMRFCRLISVIFLLLISQIGATRIDAFTGTFGINYGRIADNLPSPEKVVQLLRKAKIRNVRIFNYDHSVIQAFSGTGLELVVGLPNENLNDMSTNPDHALKWVKDNILDFYPQTRIVGIAIGNEVFGNDQNLWGSLLGAVKNIYKATKSLNLDDKIQITSSQHFGVFDNSYPPSNCTFRNDLKEYIKPLLDFFSHIGSPFCLNAYPFLTYMSDPTHINVSYALFQKNPGIIDSQTKLHYDNLLEAQVDAAYAALEDAGFKKMEVIITETGWASRGDQSEAVATPENARTYNYNLRKRLALRKGTPLRPKLILKAYLFAMFNEDSKPGPTSERNFGLWKPDGSISYDVGFPALKSSAPIKGDQIKGRS comes from the exons ATGATGGATTATAAAGTTATGAGATTCTGCAGATTGATTTCTGTCATCTTCTTGCTGCTAATATCTCAAATTG GAGCAACAAGAATTGATGCTTTTACTGGAACATTTGGTATAAACTATGGGAGGATTGCCGACAATCTTCCATCGCCGGAAAAAGTAGTTCAGCTTTTACGAAAAGCAAAGATTCGAAATGTTAGAATATTTAATTATGATCATAGTGTGATTCAAGCATTTAGTGGCACTGGGCTCGAGTTAGTTGTTGGGCTTCCAAATGAAAATCTCAATGATATGAGTACTAACCCAGATCATGCTTTGAAGTGGGTTAAGGACAACATACTGGACTTTTACCCACAGACTCGAATCGTCGGTATAGCTATTGGAAATGAAGTTTTCGGGAACGACCAAAATCTGTGGGGAAGTCTGTTGGGTGCAGTCAAGAACATTTATAAAGCGACGAAAAGTCTCAATCTTGATGATAAAATTCAAATTACTTCTTCTCAGCATTTTGGAGTTTTTGATAATTCGTACCCTCCTTCCAATTGTACTTTCAGGAATGATCTGAAGGAATACATAAAGCCACTTTTGGATTTCTTTTCACATATCGGGTCACCTTTTTGTTTAAATGCTTATCCATTCCTTACTTACATGAGTGATCCAACCCACATCAACGTAAGCTATGCCCTTTTTCAGAAAAACCCGGGAATTATAGACTCTCAAACAAAGCTCCATTATGACAATCTTCTAGAGGCTCAGGTTGATGCAGCTTATGCTGCACTTGAAGATGCGGGTTTTAAAAAGATGGAAGTGATAATTACTGAGACGGGTTGGGCATCTCGTGGAGATCAAAGTGAAGCTGTTGCTACTCCTGAAAATGCAAGGACCTATAATTACAATCTCCGAAAGAGGCTTGCCTTGCGAAAGGGAACTCCTTTAAGACCAAAGTTAATTCTTAAAGCTTATCTCTTTGCTATGTTCAATGAGGATTCTAAACCTGGGCCGACTTCTGAGAGGAACTTTGGGCTTTGGAAACCTGATGGAAGCATTTCATATGATGTTGGATTTCCTGCTTTGAAGTCCTCAGCTCCG ATAAAGGGAGATCAGATAAAGGGGCGATCTTGA
- the LOC141597428 gene encoding glucan endo-1,3-beta-glucosidase 14-like isoform X1, with the protein MMDYKVMRFCRLISVIFLLLISQIGATRIDAFTGTFGINYGRIADNLPSPEKVVQLLRKAKIRNVRIFNYDHSVIQAFSGTGLELVVGLPNENLNDMSTNPDHALKWVKDNILDFYPQTRIVGIAIGNEVFGNDQNLWGSLLGAVKNIYKATKSLNLDDKIQITSSQHFGVFDNSYPPSNCTFRNDLKEYIKPLLDFFSHIGSPFCLNAYPFLTYMSDPTHINVSYALFQKNPGIIDSQTKLHYDNLLEAQVDAAYAALEDAGFKKMEVIITETGWASRGDQSEAVATPENARTYNYNLRKRLALRKGTPLRPKLILKAYLFAMFNEDSKPGPTSERNFGLWKPDGSISYDVGFPALKSSAPGIKAPGWFTPYTVVFTMTMSILFLLLIS; encoded by the exons ATGATGGATTATAAAGTTATGAGATTCTGCAGATTGATTTCTGTCATCTTCTTGCTGCTAATATCTCAAATTG GAGCAACAAGAATTGATGCTTTTACTGGAACATTTGGTATAAACTATGGGAGGATTGCCGACAATCTTCCATCGCCGGAAAAAGTAGTTCAGCTTTTACGAAAAGCAAAGATTCGAAATGTTAGAATATTTAATTATGATCATAGTGTGATTCAAGCATTTAGTGGCACTGGGCTCGAGTTAGTTGTTGGGCTTCCAAATGAAAATCTCAATGATATGAGTACTAACCCAGATCATGCTTTGAAGTGGGTTAAGGACAACATACTGGACTTTTACCCACAGACTCGAATCGTCGGTATAGCTATTGGAAATGAAGTTTTCGGGAACGACCAAAATCTGTGGGGAAGTCTGTTGGGTGCAGTCAAGAACATTTATAAAGCGACGAAAAGTCTCAATCTTGATGATAAAATTCAAATTACTTCTTCTCAGCATTTTGGAGTTTTTGATAATTCGTACCCTCCTTCCAATTGTACTTTCAGGAATGATCTGAAGGAATACATAAAGCCACTTTTGGATTTCTTTTCACATATCGGGTCACCTTTTTGTTTAAATGCTTATCCATTCCTTACTTACATGAGTGATCCAACCCACATCAACGTAAGCTATGCCCTTTTTCAGAAAAACCCGGGAATTATAGACTCTCAAACAAAGCTCCATTATGACAATCTTCTAGAGGCTCAGGTTGATGCAGCTTATGCTGCACTTGAAGATGCGGGTTTTAAAAAGATGGAAGTGATAATTACTGAGACGGGTTGGGCATCTCGTGGAGATCAAAGTGAAGCTGTTGCTACTCCTGAAAATGCAAGGACCTATAATTACAATCTCCGAAAGAGGCTTGCCTTGCGAAAGGGAACTCCTTTAAGACCAAAGTTAATTCTTAAAGCTTATCTCTTTGCTATGTTCAATGAGGATTCTAAACCTGGGCCGACTTCTGAGAGGAACTTTGGGCTTTGGAAACCTGATGGAAGCATTTCATATGATGTTGGATTTCCTGCTTTGAAGTCCTCAGCTCCG GGTATTAAAGCTCCAGGCTGGTTCACGCCCTATACTGTGGTATTTACCATGACAATGTCGATACTATTTCTGCTTTTGATATCGTGA